One Azospirillum lipoferum 4B DNA segment encodes these proteins:
- a CDS encoding MlaD family protein codes for METRASYILVGSFVLALVAGLLVFTAWIAKVQLDETRETYRIYFSGSVTGLQQGSPVRYRGVPVGTVSDIRLDPDNVTRVRVTVQVQNGTPVMADSIASLEVQGITGGAYVQISGGTVEGKRLTATDADGVLTIPSRPSSLTAVVDSAPQLVNRSLEVITKLGELLNGENQKAIGEILANARTLSAELARAGSGLEETMAQARQTLTGFEAVGPQLDRTLAQARETLATVDGSAKQLTGETRELMRSLKRTSDTLNGLMAENREPVRDFTATGLYDLTLLISQLRDLSGQLSRVITRIENDPSNFLFGGTRQGVEVRGK; via the coding sequence ATGGAAACCCGCGCCAGCTATATCCTGGTCGGCAGCTTCGTGCTGGCGCTGGTCGCCGGCCTGCTGGTCTTCACCGCCTGGATCGCCAAGGTCCAGCTGGACGAGACGCGCGAGACCTACCGCATCTACTTCAGCGGCTCGGTCACCGGCCTGCAGCAGGGAAGCCCGGTGCGCTACCGCGGCGTGCCGGTGGGCACGGTGTCGGACATCCGGCTCGACCCCGACAACGTCACGCGGGTGCGGGTGACGGTGCAGGTGCAGAACGGCACGCCGGTGATGGCCGATTCCATCGCCTCGCTGGAGGTGCAGGGCATCACCGGCGGCGCCTATGTCCAGATCTCCGGCGGGACGGTGGAGGGCAAGCGACTGACCGCCACCGATGCCGACGGCGTGCTGACCATCCCGTCGCGGCCAAGCTCGCTGACCGCGGTGGTGGACAGCGCGCCGCAGCTGGTCAACCGCTCGCTGGAGGTCATCACCAAGCTGGGCGAGTTGCTGAACGGCGAGAACCAGAAGGCCATCGGCGAGATTCTGGCCAATGCCCGCACCCTCAGCGCCGAGCTTGCCCGCGCCGGCTCCGGCCTGGAGGAGACGATGGCGCAAGCCCGGCAGACGCTGACCGGCTTCGAGGCGGTCGGGCCGCAGCTGGATCGCACGCTGGCGCAGGCGCGGGAAACGCTGGCGACGGTGGACGGCAGCGCCAAACAGCTGACGGGGGAAACGCGCGAGCTGATGCGCTCGCTGAAGCGCACCTCCGACACGCTGAACGGCCTGATGGCCGAAAATCGCGAGCCGGTGCGCGACTTTACCGCCACCGGACTGTATGATCTGACCCTGCTGATCTCCCAGCTGCGCGACCTGTCCGGGCAGTTGTCGCGGGTGATCACGCGGATCGAGAACGACCCGTCGAACTTCCTCTTCGGTGGGACGCGGCAGGGTGTGGAGGTGCGTGGGAAATGA
- a CDS encoding ABC transporter ATP-binding protein: MDARPVIRVRGLVTRFGPQTVHDGLDLDVERGEVLGVVGGSGTGKSVLLKEILGLIAPSAGRIELLGHDIAELDRTERTHLQARTGVLFQNGALFSSMTVAENVMLPLKEHTDLPPALVAEVARVKIAMAGLPPDAGTKHPAQLSGGMIKRAGLARALALDPDILFLDEPTAGLDPIGAAAFDTLIQGLQRSLGLTVFMVTHDLDSLTSICDRIAVLVDRRIRVGTLAQHLADPHPWIRDYFHGPRGRAALDAKERNQARQLAKR; the protein is encoded by the coding sequence ATGGACGCGCGCCCCGTCATCCGGGTGCGGGGATTGGTCACCCGCTTCGGCCCGCAGACCGTCCATGACGGGCTCGACCTCGACGTGGAGCGGGGGGAGGTGCTGGGCGTCGTCGGCGGGTCCGGCACCGGCAAGTCGGTGCTGTTGAAGGAAATCCTGGGCCTGATCGCGCCGTCCGCCGGCCGGATCGAGCTGCTGGGCCACGACATCGCCGAACTCGACCGGACGGAGCGTACGCATCTCCAGGCTCGCACCGGCGTGCTGTTCCAGAACGGCGCGCTGTTCAGCTCCATGACGGTGGCGGAGAATGTGATGCTGCCGCTGAAGGAGCACACCGATCTGCCACCGGCGCTGGTCGCCGAGGTGGCGCGGGTGAAGATCGCCATGGCCGGCCTGCCGCCCGATGCCGGCACCAAGCATCCGGCCCAGCTGTCGGGCGGCATGATCAAGCGCGCCGGTCTGGCCCGCGCGCTGGCGCTCGACCCCGACATCCTGTTCCTCGACGAGCCGACCGCCGGCCTCGATCCCATCGGCGCCGCCGCCTTCGACACGCTGATCCAGGGGCTGCAGCGCAGCCTGGGGCTGACCGTCTTCATGGTCACCCACGATCTGGACAGCCTGACCTCCATCTGCGACCGCATCGCGGTGCTGGTGGACCGCAGGATCCGGGTGGGGACCTTGGCCCAGCATCTGGCCGATCCGCATCCCTGGATTCGCGATTACTTCCACGGGCCGCGCGGCCGCGCGGCGCTGGACGCCAAAGAACGCAACCAAGCTCGACAGCTTGCAAAAAGGTAG
- a CDS encoding ABC transporter permease translates to MRAAGPVAGTLAKDGTAAEMARIDAGPEDGGWRIGAAGRWTLHAAGAASDALDRAQKPEGGAAVRLDLSRVEALDTVGAYLLNRLADRLGAEGHAVEVVGLRPEHAALFGAVRDAGKAPPHPIERDHHPILDMIVRTGQTTVNAGKEVLDLVGFLGLVTVTFGRLILRPSRLRLTSVLFHIEQTGLNALPILGLLSFLIGVVLAFQGADQLKRFGAELYVVNLLGISVLREIGILMTAIIVAGRSGSAFTAQIGTMKVNQEVDAIGTMGLDPIELLVVPRALALMISLPLLAFYADVMGLFGGAVMAYATLDITFGQFIRQLHSAVGINTVLAGLIKAPVFALVIAMVGCYEGLKVAGSAESVGIMTTKAVVEGIFLVIVIDAVFSVVFSMLGV, encoded by the coding sequence ATGCGTGCGGCGGGGCCTGTGGCTGGAACTTTGGCGAAGGACGGAACGGCGGCGGAGATGGCCCGGATCGATGCCGGGCCGGAGGACGGCGGGTGGCGGATCGGTGCCGCCGGGCGCTGGACTCTGCATGCGGCCGGGGCCGCCTCCGACGCGCTGGACCGGGCGCAGAAGCCAGAGGGCGGTGCCGCCGTGCGGCTCGATCTGTCGCGGGTGGAGGCTCTCGACACCGTCGGCGCCTATCTGCTGAACCGTCTCGCCGACCGTCTTGGGGCGGAAGGGCATGCGGTGGAGGTGGTCGGGCTGCGGCCGGAGCATGCCGCGCTGTTCGGCGCGGTGCGCGATGCCGGCAAGGCGCCGCCCCATCCCATCGAGCGCGACCATCACCCGATCCTGGACATGATCGTCCGCACCGGGCAGACGACGGTCAACGCCGGCAAGGAAGTGCTGGATCTCGTCGGCTTCCTCGGCCTGGTCACCGTCACCTTCGGCCGGCTGATCCTGCGCCCGTCGCGCCTGCGCCTGACCTCCGTCCTGTTCCACATCGAGCAGACCGGGCTGAACGCCCTGCCGATCCTGGGGCTGCTGTCCTTCCTGATCGGCGTGGTGCTGGCCTTCCAGGGGGCGGACCAGCTGAAGCGCTTCGGGGCTGAGCTGTATGTCGTCAACCTGCTGGGCATCTCCGTCCTGCGCGAGATCGGCATCCTGATGACGGCGATCATCGTCGCCGGCCGCTCCGGCTCCGCCTTCACCGCGCAGATCGGCACCATGAAGGTGAACCAGGAGGTCGACGCCATCGGCACCATGGGGCTCGACCCGATTGAGCTGCTGGTGGTGCCGCGGGCGCTGGCGCTGATGATCTCGCTGCCGTTGCTGGCCTTCTACGCCGACGTGATGGGGCTGTTCGGCGGGGCGGTGATGGCCTATGCCACGCTGGACATCACCTTCGGGCAGTTCATCCGCCAGCTTCACAGCGCCGTCGGCATCAACACGGTGCTCGCCGGGTTGATCAAGGCGCCGGTCTTCGCGCTGGTGATCGCCATGGTCGGCTGTTACGAGGGGCTGAAGGTCGCCGGCAGCGCCGAAAGCGTCGGCATCATGACCACCAAGGCGGTGGTGGAGGGGATCTTCCTGGTGATCGTGATCGACGCGGTGTTCTCCGTCGTCTTCTCCATGCTGGGGGTGTGA
- a CDS encoding adenine phosphoribosyltransferase, with protein MNLKDHIRGIPDFPKPGILFYDVSPLLASGAAWKAAIDELAEAVRPHKPDLLVGIESRGFLVAAPLALALGIGFIMVRKHGKLPGDKIAHSYNLEYGTDTIEVQADAVKPGQRVVVLDDLLATGGTMVAAINLLRQVGADVRAAAFLVELTFLNGRDRIDVPSVSLMAYDE; from the coding sequence ATGAACCTGAAAGACCACATCCGCGGCATTCCGGATTTCCCGAAGCCCGGCATCCTGTTCTATGACGTCTCGCCGCTGCTGGCGAGCGGCGCCGCCTGGAAGGCCGCCATCGACGAGTTGGCCGAGGCCGTGCGCCCGCACAAGCCGGATCTTCTGGTCGGAATCGAGTCGCGCGGCTTCCTGGTCGCCGCCCCGCTGGCTCTGGCGCTGGGCATCGGGTTCATCATGGTGCGCAAGCACGGCAAGCTGCCGGGCGACAAGATCGCCCATTCCTACAATCTGGAATACGGCACCGACACCATCGAGGTGCAGGCCGACGCGGTGAAGCCCGGCCAGCGCGTGGTTGTGCTGGACGACCTGCTGGCGACCGGCGGCACCATGGTCGCCGCCATCAACCTGCTGCGCCAGGTCGGCGCCGACGTCCGCGCCGCCGCCTTCCTGGTGGAGCTCACCTTCCTCAATGGTCGCGACCGCATCGACGTGCCCAGCGTCTCGCTGATGGCCTACGATGAGTGA
- a CDS encoding DoxX family protein, which translates to MINHATSSNGFDAGAGTAGQDALLLAARVLLGAIFVQSGFGKLMALGGFIAGLESQGVPMAAVLGTIGALVEAFGGLAVVLGAWTRLAALLVAAFTVAATLIAHRYWDAAPEAMKMQQTQFMKNLAIIGGFLALAAAGSGRFSIDGWRARR; encoded by the coding sequence ATGATCAACCATGCGACATCGTCGAACGGGTTCGATGCCGGTGCGGGAACCGCCGGACAGGACGCGCTGCTTCTGGCGGCCCGCGTCCTGCTGGGCGCCATCTTCGTGCAGAGCGGCTTCGGCAAGCTGATGGCGCTCGGCGGCTTCATCGCCGGGCTGGAAAGCCAGGGCGTGCCGATGGCGGCGGTGCTCGGCACCATCGGCGCGCTGGTCGAGGCGTTCGGCGGGCTGGCCGTGGTGCTGGGCGCCTGGACCCGGCTGGCGGCGCTGTTGGTCGCGGCCTTCACCGTCGCCGCGACCCTGATCGCCCACCGCTATTGGGACGCCGCGCCGGAGGCGATGAAGATGCAGCAGACGCAGTTCATGAAGAACCTCGCCATCATCGGCGGCTTCCTGGCGCTGGCCGCGGCAGGCAGCGGGCGCTTCAGCATCGACGGCTGGCGCGCCCGGCGCTGA
- a CDS encoding DMT family transporter, with protein sequence MSQTSASQASLPSASLSSDGIAAASVLPPVQLLTGLGLAVAGVVAFSLRPVIIKLAYRYNVDPVTLIMLRMVFALPFFLGMALWSGARKGERGPVSGRDLALTIGLGITGYYAASFCDFLGLRYVSAGMGRLLLFLYPTIVVILSAMFLGKRIGLREVVALVVSYAGVALVVWSEVGTGHPNFMAGAGLVFMGAFLYSVYLVGSSRVVQRIGSMRFTAYAMTAACLCCILQFAVLRPLSALDLPLPVYGLSAVMAVVCTVLPVLMTAEALRRVGPNLVALSGAIGPVAAAVFGYVALAEPMGWLQLAGAALTVAGVMIITLWKTA encoded by the coding sequence TTGTCCCAGACCAGCGCATCCCAGGCCAGCCTGCCGTCCGCCAGTCTGTCGTCCGATGGCATCGCCGCGGCGTCCGTCCTGCCGCCGGTCCAGCTTCTGACCGGGCTCGGGCTCGCGGTGGCGGGGGTGGTGGCCTTTTCGCTGCGGCCGGTCATCATCAAGCTGGCCTACCGCTACAATGTCGATCCGGTGACGCTGATCATGCTGCGCATGGTCTTCGCGCTGCCCTTCTTCCTCGGCATGGCCCTCTGGTCGGGCGCCCGGAAGGGAGAGCGGGGGCCGGTTTCCGGCCGCGACCTCGCCCTGACCATCGGGCTCGGCATCACCGGCTATTACGCCGCCAGCTTCTGCGATTTCCTCGGTCTGCGCTATGTCTCGGCCGGGATGGGGCGGCTGCTGCTGTTCCTCTACCCGACCATCGTGGTGATTTTGTCCGCCATGTTCCTCGGCAAGCGGATCGGCCTGCGCGAGGTGGTGGCGCTGGTCGTCTCCTATGCCGGCGTTGCGCTGGTGGTGTGGTCGGAGGTCGGGACCGGCCACCCCAACTTCATGGCCGGGGCCGGGCTGGTCTTCATGGGGGCCTTCCTCTATTCGGTCTATCTGGTCGGCAGCAGCCGGGTGGTGCAGCGGATCGGCTCCATGCGTTTCACCGCCTATGCGATGACCGCGGCCTGCCTGTGCTGCATCCTGCAATTCGCCGTGCTGCGGCCCCTGTCGGCGCTCGACCTGCCTCTGCCGGTCTATGGGCTGTCGGCGGTGATGGCGGTGGTCTGCACCGTGCTGCCCGTGCTGATGACGGCGGAGGCGCTGCGGCGGGTCGGCCCCAATCTGGTGGCGCTGAGCGGCGCCATCGGCCCGGTGGCCGCCGCCGTCTTCGGCTATGTGGCGCTGGCCGAGCCGATGGGTTGGCTGCAACTGGCCGGCGCCGCCCTGACCGTGGCCGGCGTCATGATCATTACGCTGTGGAAGACCGCCTGA